One segment of Salvia splendens isolate huo1 chromosome 20, SspV2, whole genome shotgun sequence DNA contains the following:
- the LOC121781811 gene encoding uncharacterized protein LOC121781811 — MSSQPGRDGGPVPQLAADEQEVLKLEEELEEIAQKLLDYRTNLSGQLSSTISSLLESQRLLLPGLMRDTAGLPVMADSDEAEKLQLLKQKISSNASAMPVVLNRLKEYMARIDALDSSNRIIHPAFKMKQTS, encoded by the exons ATGTCGTCCCAACCGGGAAGAGATGGTGGCCCGGTCCCCCAATTGGCCGCAGATGAACAAGAAGTGTTGAAACTAGAAGAAGAATTAGAGGAAATAGCTCAAAAATTACTCGACTACCGAACTAATCTTTCGGGACAACTTAGCTCCACTATCTCTTCTCTCCTTGAATCGCAAAGGCTGCTTCTTCCAG GTCTGATGAGAGATACCGCGGGCCTTCCAGTAATGGCAGATTCAGACGAAGCTGAGAAGCTACAACTactaaaacagaaaatttcaAGTAATGCCTCAGCAATGCCTGTCGTCTTGAATAGGTTGAAGGAATATATGGCCAGAATCGATGCCTTGGACTCTTCCAACCGGATTATCCATCCTGCTTTTAAAATGAAACAAACCAGTTGA